A segment of the Delphinus delphis chromosome 20, mDelDel1.2, whole genome shotgun sequence genome:
TGATGCCCTCTGAGGTGAATTTTGCTTCATGAAACTGCTCGTCAACCTTCCTGAAACCATTGTAACCTGGCTATCaactgcttttcttttccctctttcaagaattttatataataacTGCCAAAAAATAGTATCCAGTCAGCCCTCCTTTCTAAGTTCTCTGTATCCTCTATTTCCCTGGCTGCAGCCCAGCCTTTTCCTTCCAAGGGACTACtgcattttctgttttccaaacttGATTCTCTTCTCAATGGTGTAACTCCCTAAAGAAGTCATCCGTTCTGAGACCATATGATGCTCACAACCGGCCTCTTTGACATTTTGCCACCTTTTGTCCGCCTTGTACCACCTAGGATCCCCTACCCCCCATTTTACCAGTCTGGATCATCTCCACAGTTATGTCCACTTATTCCTGTTTTTTGTCGAGCAAGAACTGAAGTCATCCTCTTTTTTGCTTGctacctcccctccaccccacatgCACACAagtgcatgcatatatatacctCACCTTACTTTTCATTCCAGAGTTTTGCTACCATGAGCTCATTTTGAAGCTTCTGTCTCTGTCACCCTAATTGTTCTATGCTTATGTGCTAGTTTTGTTGGTTTTCCTTTGAGAAATTACTTTAAATCTTCCTGTCTACTTTTCAATTCCCACTGACATCTCCTAAAATTGGACCCAAATTACCTCATGCCTGAATGTCTTTAAGTTAGGGGTTCTTAATCATTTTTGTGCCATGGAACTCTTAACCATTCTGGTGAAGCCTAATAGACCCcttttttacatattaaaaaataataaaacccataAGATTACATGAGATACAAATTACTAAAATACAGTAATTactaaaataaagttagaaaatgaaatatcaaaaCACTAATGATGTTAGTGATATTAATGATAATAGTAGATACACTtccttatttatatattaaattatgagATCTCCCGTCAGGTCAAATAATTGTCATGATCTCAAAGTAGAGATGATTGTAAACATATTTTGAGAAATCTGTGACAACTATAGTGTGACATGAAAATACCTTATTCACAAACTAGGACAGTTACAGGAGCTAATACTAATGTTTTGTTGTTCACATTCATAATCAAAGGAAATGCTCAGTTGTAGTTAGAACAGATTTCTATATACCAAGTTAAGAGCTCCTACTTTAAATTCTAGTTAGCTTCATTGATTCCTTCTTTTATCTAGTTCATCTTAGAGCCCTTGCCATTTATATTATTACTAACTAGCTCAACATAAACTCTCTGACTGCTGTAACAGTGCTTGTCAAACTCTTAATATGATAACGAAGCATCTGGGCAACTTGTTaaaattctgattctgtaggtttgggggtggggcccaagatTCTGCATATCTGCCTACATATCAGTTCCCAGATGAGGGTGATGCTGACCATTGAGAACCATGCATTGGGTAACAAGGTGCTTTATGACATTTAAACCCCTTTCCTCTGtaacagggatcagcaaactttggCCTATAGGTCAGCCACCTAATTTTGTGCATaaacttttattggaacacagctgcaCCATCCTTACATTTACATACTGGCTGTGTTCTCACCATACAATGCAAGAGTTAAGTAATTGTGACCGAGACCATATATCCCACAAAGCCTAAACTAGTCGCTGGTCCTTTAAGAACATGTTTGCCAACCACTGCTCTATAATATCTTCTCATCttcaaaattatttctctctATCATCTATGACATGTTTCATTACATTTGTGCCAGTTTCTGAATCTTCTATACTCGTATTGGTACCTTTAGTTATGATTCATGCTCTCTATTCATATACTGTGCACCCTTTAAACTTTTAGGGCATTTCTCAAATAGTTTTATTCCAGGTCATAATAACAGATTCATAAGGAAAGGTTTGCTGTACCTTCTCCAGAAAACATTTGGCAAGGTAACGTCCAGAAAAAAAGACGGCAAGACATGCTTTTGAGGCAAGGTACATTCATCAGCAAGAAAACGTTGCCCAAGGAAAGAAGCCATGAATGTAATAAGTTTGGGAAAATATCACATCTGAGCACTGATCTTTTTCCTTCAATTCAAAACCCTAATAACTGGGACTCTTGTGGAAAGAGTGTGAACCATAATTTAGACTTGAATGGTTTTAAGAGAAACTATTCAAAAAAGCAAGATGAGTGCTATGGATATGGGAAATTATTACAACATACAAAGCATGATAGAAGACCTAATGGAGAAAAATTCTGGGAATGCAGTCACTGTGAGAAAGCTTTCAGCCATAACCCAGCACTTATGTATAAACCAGCAGTAACCAATTCTCTTGTGTACAAACGGAAGAGGGTTCCACCTACAGAGAAACCCCATGTCTGTACtgagtgtgggaaagccttctGCTACAAGTCTGAATTCATTAGGCATCAAAGAAGTCACACTGGGGAGAAGCCATATGGATGCACTGACTGTGGAAAAGCCTTTTCACATAAGTCAACCCTCATTAAACATCAGAGAATACACACTGGGATAAGACCCTTTGAGTGTTTTTTTTGTGGGAAAGCCTTCACCCAGAAGTCACACCGCAGAGAACATCAGAGGACACATACAGGAGAGAGACCCTTTGTGTGCAATGAATGTGGGAAGTCATTTGGTGAGAAGTCATACCTCAATGTACATCAAAAAATACACAC
Coding sequences within it:
- the LOC132416112 gene encoding zinc finger protein 793 — encoded protein: MIEYQQRPVSFKDVVVGFTQEEWHRLNPAQRALYRDVMLETYSNLVSVGYEGTKPYVILRLEQEEAPWICEASCSGCHCRENIWQGNVQKKRRQDMLLRQGTFISKKTLPKERSHECNKFGKISHLSTDLFPSIQNPNNWDSCGKSVNHNLDLNGFKRNYSKKQDECYGYGKLLQHTKHDRRPNGEKFWECSHCEKAFSHNPALMYKPAVTNSLVYKRKRVPPTEKPHVCTECGKAFCYKSEFIRHQRSHTGEKPYGCTDCGKAFSHKSTLIKHQRIHTGIRPFECFFCGKAFTQKSHRREHQRTHTGERPFVCNECGKSFGEKSYLNVHQKIHTGERPYRCRECGKSFSQKSCLNKHWRTHTGEKPYGCNECGKAFYQKPNLSRHQKVHARKNAYRNENLKIVEKP